In Isosphaera pallida ATCC 43644, the sequence CTCCGATCGAGGGCCGTCTCAGGTGCGCCTGGAGGGTCCGCTGCCAACCGCCGGCCTTCTGACCGTTTCCAAGTGGTCCAGCACTTCGAGCGGTAACACTCCAAAATCGCGTCGCGAGCCTCAGCTGCCGTTTCCACGACAATCAACAAGTTGAGGTCCTCGGGCGAAATCATGCCCGTCCCTAACTGGGTGGTTTCCACCCAGTCAAGCAACCCCTTCCAGTAATCCCGACCCATCAGCACGATCGGGAACCGATGAATCTTGCGAGTCTGAACCAGAGTCAACGCCTCGAACAACTCGTCCAGCGTGCCGAAGCCGCCCGGCAGGATGACGAAGCCGTTAGAGTATTTGACGAACATCGTTTTGCGCACGAAAAAGTAGCGAAAGTTGATCGACGTGGTCAGATACTCGTTAGAGCGTTGTTCGAAGGGCAACTCGATGTTGCAGCCAATCGACGGTCCCCCCGCCTCGAACGCGCCCCGGTTGGCCGCCTCCATCAATCCGGGACCGCCGCCGGTGATCACCGCGAATCCGGCCTTCACTAGTTCATAACCTACGTCCCGCGCCAGTTGATACCACGGATGGGTCCGGGCAATCCTGGCCGAACCGAAGACCGTCACCGCCGCGCCGAGCTCGGCCAGGGCATTGAAACCGTAGACGAATTCGGACTGAATCCGCAGCACCCGCCAGGGATCGGTGTGGGTGAAGGCTCCCAACTCCGGCGCGTGGGGTTTGGGCAGCGCGTGGATCGCTCGGTTGAGCAGTTCCTCATCCTCAGTGGAACTCGGCACCCTGACGCTCCGGCTGGGAAACGTTGCCTCCAGAGGGTGGGTTCCCAACATGGCCGGGGCGTGAGGGACAACCGCAGCCTCGGCGTGTCGATGAGTGCGCTGCGGGGTAATCTCGTCGGCCTCCAGCGGCAAGCGGGGCGGTTCATCGGTCTTGTCGTCGCGCGTTGGGGCTTGAGCAGGGGGAAAGGAGGAATCCGTGAGCGGGGAAGTGGTCTTGCGTGCCATGCCTAAGGGTCGCCAATCAACCAAAGAATTGGAAGAAGAAGTCACAATGCAACACGCCGCGGTCGGCCAACCTTTCAAGTGTAGGTTGAATAGTCAACCCAATGGTTGGCAGTCGTCACGCTTGGACGTTCCAGTAGGACGATCCCCGATGCGATCCCGCTTCGTCGTGGGGTCTATGGTATTATCACGTTTTCCGAGTCTCCCGAACCCAACCGGCGCGTCCGACCCTCAACCCTTCCCAGACGATGCGCGTGGCGGCGACTCCATAATCGCAAACCCATAGGGAGCGCTCTGACAAATGACCGATTCTTCCCCCGCGGCTTCGTCCGCCAGTCCGTCTTCTGCCGCCATGCGCCGCGACGCGCCTTTCCTCCGCGCCTGCCGCCGCGAACCGGCTTCGGTGACCCCGATCTGGTTGATGCGTCAAGCGGGCCGCTACATGCCCGAATATCGCGCAGTGCGGAACAAAGTGGGGTTCCTCGAGCTCTGCAAACGTCCTGAGTTGGCCTGTCAGGTGACGGTCGAGGCCGCCGAGATTCTCGGGGTGGACGCGGCGATCCTGTTTGCGGACATCCTCTTGATCCTGGAGCCCCTGGGGTTCGACCTGGAGTTCGCCAAAGGCGAGGGACCGGTCATTCACAACCCGATCCGCTGCCCCGAAGACCTCCAACGGGTGCGACCCCTCAGCGATCATCAGCCGCTCGATTATGTCACAAAGGCCGTCAAGCTGATCCGGGACACCCTGCCGCCCCGCCTGCCCCTCATTGGATTCGCCGGTGCACCGTTCACCTTGGCCTGTTACGCGATCGAAGGCGGCGGCTCCCGCAACTTCGAGACCGCCAAGAGCTTCATGCGCACCCATCCCGAGGCGTGGCGAACCCTGTTGGATCGTTTGGCCGACGCCACCGCGATCTACCTCAACGCCCAAGTCGCCGCCGGAGCCGACGCGCTGCAACTCTTTGACAGCTGGGTCGGCAGTCTCAGTCCCAGCGACTATGTGGAATCGGTGCAACCCGCAATGCGACGGCTATTCGCTTCCCTCGACGCCACGGTGCCCCGCATTCACTTTGGCACCGACACCGCGATGCTGCTGACCCACCAGCGCGACGCCGGCGGCGAAGTGATCGGGCTGGACCACCGGGTGCCGCTGGATTGGGGCTGGGAGCGGTTGGGTGACCAAGTCGCAGTGCAAGGCAACCTCGATCCCACCTGCCTGTTCGCGCCGATCCCCGAGATCCGCCGCCAGGCCGACCGCATCCTCGCCGAAGCCGGCGGACGTCCCGGCCACATCTTCAACCTGGGCCACGGCATCTTGCCGGGAACCCCGGTCGATCACGTCAAGGCGCTGGTGGATTATGTTCACGAACGGACCAGTCGCTGAACCATGACACACCGTCGCCGCCCTTGACGAAGAGGAGACCATCGAGGAATGGTCGTTGTTCGACGAGTTCTGGAAAACCGGGGTTTGCGGCGAAGGCCAAAACGTCTGCGATCGACTCAGAATTCATTTCCTCCCGCCACCCATTAGGTGATGTCCCAGCCGATCCGATCGGCGTGGTTGTCTCGGACCCGGCCTACCCGACCACCCACAGCGACGCCGGGCCAATCCGAAGCGCTCGTGGGGACAACCGCGCGATCTCGACTCCATTACAAAGAGGAGTTGCGGCCCGATCTTCCCAAGGGCCGGTGAGAGAGAGATGGTGGACAAGGCGCTCAAGATCAACCCCGCCAATCAATCGTTTCGCCACAGTACGGGAGATGTTCGACGCTCTGGAACCACACGCCAAGCTGCCGAAAGCCTGAGTGCAGCGAACGCTTGCCCGCCGAAGGTCGGGCCGCTAAGCTGCCGGGGATTGGTGACGTGAAACCAGACCCAGCGCGATCCCTAGGCGAGGCGACCCGTGAAGGCGTTCGAGTTGGAGAATCTGCATAAGCGTTATGGCAAAGTCGTGGCGCTGCGGGGGTTGACGGTGGAGGCCCCGACCGGGGCGATTGGCTTGCTTGGACCCAATGGGGCGGGCAAGACCACCATGATCCGCGCGTTGCTCGGGCTCATCACCTTCGAAGAGGGACAAGGCAGGGTATTGGGACGGGACATCCGCCGCGAACGGTTGGCGATCCGCGAAATCGTCGGTTTCGCGCCCGAGGATGAATGTCTGTTTCCAGGGCTGCAAGGGGTCGAGTTCGTCTGCTACGCCGGCGAGCTTTGCGGAATGCCCCGCAAGGACGCCCTGCGCAGGGCGCACGAGATGCTCGATTACGTCGGACTCGGCGAGGCGCGGTATCGTCCGGTTGAAGGGTATTCTACTGGCATGAAACAGCGGCTCAAAATCGCCTCGGCGTTGGTGCACGATCCCAAGTTGTTGATCCTCGACGAGCCGACCAACGGCATGGACCCCGAGGGGCGTCGAGAGATTCTGGAGTTGGCCCGCGACCTCTCCCGCAACAAAGGGATGTCGTTGCTGTTTTCCAGCCATTTGTTGCCCGACGTGGAGGCGGTGTGCGATCATGTGCTGGTCATGGGCGGCGGCAGGCTGCTGCTCTCCGGCTCGATCGCCGAATTGACCCGGCGGGAACGAATTCGCTACGTCGTCAAAGTCAAGAGCCATGTGGCCGAGTATCGTCGGGCGCTCGAAGCTCTGGGCGCGACCACCGAGACCCGCGAGGATCAAGGCCGGGACGAGTTCCTGGCCGAACCACCGGCTGGTCGGGATGTCGAGATTTTTTGGGAGACGGCGCGTGGCACGGGGATTCAAGTCAGGCGGTTGCAACGGGAGCGTACCACGCTCGAACAGGTTTTCCTTCAAGCCGTCGCTGACGCTGGATCCCCCAACGCCAACGAGGCCAAGACGGCCGAGGTGGAAACCGAGTTCGCCGCGGAGTCAGTGGGGGCAGTCTGATCTGATCGACTCGGCGTCCCGCCCCGCCCTGAGGACCCGCCCACAGGTCGCGCCGTGGGCTCGACGTGGTGTTGAGGGTTGGGGTTTTCGTTTTCGACCGTCCGACGCGGGGTTCGCTCATGCCGATTTTCGACCAAGGGTATCAACACTGGGAGGGTCCACGGCGTCCCCGGTCCCTGCGCTGGTTGACGATCACCCGCTCAGGTCTGGTGGCGGGGTTTCGTCCCCGTTCGGTCAAGCTGCTGGGGCTGGCGTCGCTGGCACCAGCGCTGCTGTTGGTAATCGCGCTGGCGGTCTGGGGCCTTTTGGAGCAAGGCTCGTCGTTGGTGTCGTTCTTGATTCCGCTGTTGCGGTCGTTGCGGCTGCCCACTGAGGTGCTGGAAGACCCGAGTTTGATTCGTCTGCCGATCTGGAGTTTGGCGTTCGACCGCTTCTTCCGGATTCAGAACTTCCTTTGGGTGTTTTTGGTCGCGGCGATTGGTCCGCAACTCATCAGCCGTGATCTGCGTTTCAACGCCTTGCCGCTTTATCTATCGCGTCCGTTGACCCGGTTCGACTACGTTCTGGGCAAGTTCGGCATGGTCGCGGTGGTGATCGGCTCGGTGACGCTGGCCCCGATGGTTTTGGCCTACGTGCTGGGGGTGGCGTTCAGCCTGGAAGCCTCGGTGTTGACCGACACCTTCGGCCTGCTGCTCAACGCGACGCTCTATTGCGTGTTGATCATTGTCATCGCCGGACTGTTGATCCTGGCGATCTCGTCGCTGACCCGCAACTCGCGCTACACCGGTCTCATCTGGATCGGCCTTTGGTTGGTCAGCGACGGGGTGGCCGACGTTCTGACGATCAGCGTCCGACAGCCGTGGTGTCACTTGGTGAGCCTGCCCAAGAACTTCGAGGCGATCCGAATTCACCTGATGGACGCCGACGTCTCGTGGGAGAAACTTCAAGCAGTGCTGCCTCAAACGCCTCCGGGGGGTGGTCCCGGCGGACGAGGACGCAACCAGGG encodes:
- a CDS encoding LOG family protein — protein: MLGTHPLEATFPSRSVRVPSSTEDEELLNRAIHALPKPHAPELGAFTHTDPWRVLRIQSEFVYGFNALAELGAAVTVFGSARIARTHPWYQLARDVGYELVKAGFAVITGGGPGLMEAANRGAFEAGGPSIGCNIELPFEQRSNEYLTTSINFRYFFVRKTMFVKYSNGFVILPGGFGTLDELFEALTLVQTRKIHRFPIVLMGRDYWKGLLDWVETTQLGTGMISPEDLNLLIVVETAAEARDAILECYRSKCWTTWKRSEGRRLAADPPGAPETALDRRKSDAQ
- the hemE gene encoding uroporphyrinogen decarboxylase — protein: MTDSSPAASSASPSSAAMRRDAPFLRACRREPASVTPIWLMRQAGRYMPEYRAVRNKVGFLELCKRPELACQVTVEAAEILGVDAAILFADILLILEPLGFDLEFAKGEGPVIHNPIRCPEDLQRVRPLSDHQPLDYVTKAVKLIRDTLPPRLPLIGFAGAPFTLACYAIEGGGSRNFETAKSFMRTHPEAWRTLLDRLADATAIYLNAQVAAGADALQLFDSWVGSLSPSDYVESVQPAMRRLFASLDATVPRIHFGTDTAMLLTHQRDAGGEVIGLDHRVPLDWGWERLGDQVAVQGNLDPTCLFAPIPEIRRQADRILAEAGGRPGHIFNLGHGILPGTPVDHVKALVDYVHERTSR
- a CDS encoding ABC transporter ATP-binding protein codes for the protein MKAFELENLHKRYGKVVALRGLTVEAPTGAIGLLGPNGAGKTTMIRALLGLITFEEGQGRVLGRDIRRERLAIREIVGFAPEDECLFPGLQGVEFVCYAGELCGMPRKDALRRAHEMLDYVGLGEARYRPVEGYSTGMKQRLKIASALVHDPKLLILDEPTNGMDPEGRREILELARDLSRNKGMSLLFSSHLLPDVEAVCDHVLVMGGGRLLLSGSIAELTRRERIRYVVKVKSHVAEYRRALEALGATTETREDQGRDEFLAEPPAGRDVEIFWETARGTGIQVRRLQRERTTLEQVFLQAVADAGSPNANEAKTAEVETEFAAESVGAV
- a CDS encoding ABC transporter permease, whose protein sequence is MPIFDQGYQHWEGPRRPRSLRWLTITRSGLVAGFRPRSVKLLGLASLAPALLLVIALAVWGLLEQGSSLVSFLIPLLRSLRLPTEVLEDPSLIRLPIWSLAFDRFFRIQNFLWVFLVAAIGPQLISRDLRFNALPLYLSRPLTRFDYVLGKFGMVAVVIGSVTLAPMVLAYVLGVAFSLEASVLTDTFGLLLNATLYCVLIIVIAGLLILAISSLTRNSRYTGLIWIGLWLVSDGVADVLTISVRQPWCHLVSLPKNFEAIRIHLMDADVSWEKLQAVLPQTPPGGGPGGRGRNQGPFGSRPTTLPPEAIEQSEEERAIQALLQVERPDWTQSLATLLGLSAVSALILSTRIRGLDRLK